ACCAAAAGTTTCTAAAACAGAATCAAACGAGAAAAAAGTTATGATTATTGGTGGTGGACCAAATAGAATTGGTCAAGGTATTGAGTTTGACTATTGTTGTGTACATGCATCATTTGCTTTAAATGAAATGGGTGTAAAAACAATTATGTATAACTGCAACCCAGAAACAGTTTCAACTGATTATGATACATCAGATATTTTATACTTTGAACCAATTGATTTTGAACATGTTAGAAGTGTTGTTGAAAAAGAGAATCCAGATGGTGTTATCGTTCATTTTGGTGGACAAACTCCATTAAAATTAGCAAATGCTTTAACAAAAGCAGGAGCAAAAATCATTGGAACAACTGCAGAAGTTATTGATTTAGCAGAAGATAGAAAAAAATTCTCAGCATTTGTTGAAAATATTGGATTATTACAACCAGATAATGGAACAGCTGTTGAAGTTGAAGAAGCAATAGAAATTGCTGAAAAAATCGGATATCCAGTTCTTGTTAGACCATCATTCGTTCTTGGTGGAAGAGGTATGAGAATTGTTTATTCAACTGATGAATTAAAACAATATATGGATGAAGCAGTTTCTGTTTCAAATGATGCACCTGTATTAATTGACAAATTCCTTGATAGAGCAATTGAGCTTGATGTTGATTGTATTTGTGATGGAAAAGAAGTTTACATTGGTGGAATTATGCAACATATTGAAGAAGCTGGAATTCACTCAGGTGACTCTGCTTGTTCATTACCTCCTGTTTCTATTAGTGATGATTTAATTAAAGAATTAGAAACTAAAACAAAAGAGATGGCTTTAGGTCTTGGTGTTGTAGGTTTAATGAATACTCAATACGCAATTCATAAAGGACAAATTTATTTAATTGAAGTAAATCCAAGAGCTTCTAGAACAGTTCCATTTGTATCTAAAGCAACAGGAATGCCACTAGCTAAAGTTGCAACTAGAGTTATGTGGGGTGAAACTTTAAGAGATGCTTTAAAAGTATATGATAAAGATATTGTTACTGAAAATAATGGTGTATTAAAACCAAAATTAAAAAATCATGTTGCAGTAAAAGAAGCTGTTTTCCCATTCAATAAATTAAATGGTGCAGATTTACTTTTAAGTCCAGAGATGAAATCAACTGGTGAAGTTATGGGTATTTCTGATAACTTTGGTATGGCATTTGCAAAATCTCAAAGTGCAGCTAAAAATAATCTTCCAAAAGAAGGAAAAGTATTTATTTCATTATGTGATTTAGATAAAGAATTTGCTCCAAGTATTGCTAAAGGTCTAACTGAAAATGGATTTACAATCGTTGCAACTGGTGGAACTTATAAAATTATTGCTGAATCAGGTGTAGATTGTGAAAAAGTATTAAAAGTTAGTGAAGGAAGACCAAATATTATTGATTTACTTACTAATGGTGATATTTCAATGGCTATTAATACAAGTGAAGCTAAAGAATCATCAAAAGATGATGGTAAAGAGATTAGAAGATCTGTATTAAGAATGAATGTACCATATTTTACAACTGTAGCTGCTGCAAATGCTGCTGTTGAAGCAATTAAAGTTTTAAAAACAAACGATGTTTCAACTCCAAAATCAATTCAAGAGTTTTTAAACGATTAATAATGAACTCTGATTTAATTTATCTTGTTCAAACAGATACAACTGTAGGTTTCTCATCATCAAGTGATGAGAAACTTTCACTTCTAAAACAAAGACCTCTTACAAAAAAAATACTCAATACTGTTGATTCTTTCTCAACACTAAATAAGAATACTAGAATTCCTAAAGAGTTTAGAAAGAAAGTTAGAAATAGTAAAAAAACAACATTTATTTATCCAAATGGTATGTCTTTCCGTGTTGTAGAAAAGAGTTCTAAATTTTATGATTTTATACATAAATTTGGT
The genomic region above belongs to Arcobacter ellisii and contains:
- a CDS encoding Sua5 YciO YrdC YwlC family protein — protein: MNSDLIYLVQTDTTVGFSSSSDEKLSLLKQRPLTKKILNTVDSFSTLNKNTRIPKEFRKKVRNSKKTTFIYPNGMSFRVVEKSSKFYDFIHKFGVLYSTSANKTGKNFDREFAISGAEIIVEDKRGFYETTASTIIKLGKKSFKKLR